CGGCACGCTGCTGTCGGCGTCCGAAGGAACCGGTCAGCCCGTGCGGGCGGTGCGCGGGGCGGCGGCGCTGGTGGCCACGGAGGCGACGGCCAACGGCCAGGCGTCGGGCGCGGGCGGGGAGGCGCCCGGCCCCTCCGCCGGGCCGGGCGGGATGGCGCCGGTGCCCGCGCTGCTTCTCGCGGTCCTGGTCGCCGGAGGCGCGGTGTTCGCCTGGACCAAGCTGCGGAAGCGGTTCGGCCGCTGATCGTTTCGAACGACCGGGCGATCTTCCGCGTGCACGCGGCCAAACCGCCGGAAACCCTCGGTCAGAGGCGGCGGATCACCGCGACGACCTTGCCCAGGATCGTGGCCTCGTCGCCGGGGATCGGGTCGTACGCCTCGTTGTGCGGCATCAGCCAGACGTGGCCGTCCTTCTGCTTGAACGTCTTCACCGTGGCCTCGCCGTCGATCATCGCGGCCACGATCTCGCCGTTGTTGGCGGTGGGCTGCTGGCGCACGACCACCCAGTCCCCGTCGGTGATCGCGGCGTCGACCATCGAGTCACCGGTGACGCTGAGCAGGAAGACCTCGCCCTCGCCGACGATGTCCTTCGGCAGCGGGAAGACGTCCTCGATGGACTGCTCGGCCAGGACCGGCCCGCCGGCGGCGATCCGGCCGACCAGCGGCACGTACGCGGGCTTGGGCATCGGCGTGGTCTCCGCCTCGGCCTGGGCGGTCAGCACCCCGACGGCACGCGGGCGGTTGGCGTCCCGGCGCAGGTAACCCTTGCGCTGCAGCGTGCGCAGCTGGTGCGACACCGACGAGGTGGACGTGAGCCCGACCGCCTCGCCGATCTCCCGGACGCTGGGCGGGTAGCCGAAGCGGTCGATCCACGCCTTGATGACCTCGAGGATCTGCTGCTGGCGCGGGCTCAGGCCCTCCTCCACGTCCTCGGGGTCGGGGAGGGGATGCACGTCCCCGAACCGGCCCCCGGGCCTGCGGATCGTCTCGCCCGTCTCTTGCGACACCCTGCTGCCTCCCAGCTCTGGAGCGGCCGGGACGCGCACCCGCGCGACCGGCGCTGTCCGCCTCTGCTGGTCACCCACAGTAGTGCACCGGACAGCAAACATCAAACAACTGTTCGACGACACGCCGGGGCGTGCTCGATTTTGTCGTACCCGGGTGGTACACATTCGCACGGGAGTTCGATAGAACGGTTGTTCGACCGGCGGTCCACGCCGCGGGTCGGGGATCTGCGAGGAGGTTCCGCCATGTCGGTACTGACGTACCAGGGTCCGGGGAGCGGGCAGCGGCTGGTCCGGCGCGCGCCGGAGGACGGCGGGCGCACGGCGCTGCGCCCGCGCCGGCCGGAGGTCCGGCGGCCGCCGACGCGCTCGCGCGTCGCCGCCGGGCGCGGTTCCGGGCCGGTCGCCGCGTGCTCGCGCCGGGTCGCGCCGCGCTGGCCGTGGCTCGCCGCGATCGGCGCCGCCATCGCGCTCACCGTCACCGGGTTGGGTGCATTCGCCGGGTCGTTCGGTCCGGGCGTCCCGGAGCGGACGGCCACGGTCGCGGTCGCGCCGGGGGAGACGCTGTGGGATCTGGCGCGGCAGTACGCGCCGGACAGCGACACGGGCGCCGTGGTGGAGCGCATCGAAGCGCTGAACCACCTGCCGGCCGGTTCCGTGGTGCCCGGTCTGTTGCTCACCGTGCCGGTCGGGTCCGGCTCCGTGACACCCGCACCGTGAACCGCGCCGCCATACCTCATCACTCGCTCGTGTCGCTTGCGCCCCGCCTGCACGCGATCTAAGGTCCACCGCTATATCTAGTAGTTACATGGCTGTAGTTGGTCCACAAGTTGGGGTAGACTGAGGACGAGTTGTCCACAGGCGGTGGGTGTTCATCCACCGGGCATCCACATCTCGATCACCAGGCCGGGTCGTAGCGTGGCGACGCGGGCTGGGGTGGGTGCCGCCCGTTGAGACGCGAGAGGGGAAGGTGGCCGAGACGATGCGGTGTCCGTTCTGCCGTCACGCCGATTCCCGGGTCGTCGACTCACGGGAGGTGGACGAGGGGCAGGCCATCCGCCGCAGGCGGTCCTGCTCGGCGTGCGGGCGCCGGTTCACCACGTCCGAGACGATGGTGCTGGCGGTCGTCAAGCGGTCTGGCGTCACCGAGCAGTTCAGCCGGGACAAGGTGGTCCGGGGCGTTCGCCGGGCCTGCCAGGGCAGGCCGGTCGACGACGACGCCCTGCAGCAGCTCGCCCAGCGGGTCGAGGAGTCGATCCGCGCGGCCGGAGTCGCCGAGATCCCGAGCCACGAGGTCGGCCTGGCCATCCTCGGGCCGCTCCGGGAGCTCGACGAGGTCGCCTACCTCCGGTTCGCCAGCGTCTACCGCTCCTTCTCCTCGGTCGAGGACTTCGAGAAGGAGATCGCGGACCTGCGCAAGGCCATGGCTGAGAAGCACGGCGACGACAGCGCGGCCCGGGCATGAGCCCGGCGCGTAGCGGGAGGGACGGATCCATGACCGAAACCGTGGGCGCGAACACGGCGAGCGGCAAGGCGGCCAAGCGGGGCAAGCGGGGGCTGAAGATCAGCCGGGTGTTCACGACCGAGGGCGTGCACCCGTACGACGAGGTCACCTGGGAGCAGCGTGACGTCGTCATGACGAACTGGCGGGACGGGTCGATCAACTTCGAGCAGCGGGGCGTCGAGTTCCCCGAGTTCTGGTCGATGAACGCCACCAACATCGTCACCAGCAAGTACTTCCGCGGCGCGGTCGGCAGCCCGCAGCGCGAGCGCAGCCTCAAGCAGCTCATCGACCGCGTCGTGAGCGCGTACGTCAAGGCTGGCACCGAGCACGGTTACTTCGCGACGGCCACCGACGCCGAGGTCTTCGAGCACGAGCTAACCTGGATGCTGCTGCACCAGGTGTTCAGCTTCAACTCGCCGGTGTGGTTCAACGTCGGCACCTCCTCCAAGCAGCAGGTCTCCGCCTGCTTCATCCTCGCCGTCGACGACACCATGGAGTCGATCCTCGACTGGTACAAGGAAGAGGGCATGATCTTCCGCGGCGGCTCCGGCGCGGGCATCAACCTCTCCCGCATCCGGTCGTCGAAGGAGCTGCTGTCCTCCGGCGGCACCGCCTCGGGTCCGGTGTCGTTCATGCGCGGCGCCGACGCCTCCGCGGGCACCATCAAGTCCGGCGGCGCCACCCGCCGCGCGGCGAAGATGGTCGTCCTGGACGTCGACCACCCGGACATCGAGGAGTTCATCCAGACCAAGGCGCGCGAGGAGCAGAAGATCCGCGTCCTGCGCGACGCCGGGTTCGACATGGACCTCTCCGGCGCCGACATCACGTCGGTGCAGTACCAGAACGCCAACAACTCGGTGCGTGTCACCGACGAGTTCATGCGTGCCGTCGAGTCGGACGGCCAGTTCGGCCTGCGCGCCCGCCTCACCGGTGAGGTGCTGGAGACCGTCGGCGCGAAGAAGCTGTTCCGCTCGATGGCGCAGGCCGCGTGGGAGTGCGCCGACCCGGGCCTGCAGTACGACGACACCATCAACGACTGGCACACCTGCCCCGAGTCGGGCCGGATCACCGCGTCGAACCCGTGCAGCGAGTACATGCACCTGGACAACTCCAGCTGCAACCTGGCGTCGCTGAACCTGCTGAAGTTCCTCTCCGACGACGGCACGTTCAACGGTGAGCTCTTCGTCAAGGCGGTCGAGTTCATCATCACCGCGATGGACATCTCGATCTGCTTCGCGGACTTCCCGACCGAGGCGATCGGTGACACCACCCGCAAGTTCCGCCAGCTGGGCATCGGCTACGCCAACCTGGGTGCGCTGCTGATGGCCACCGGTCACGCCTACGACTCCGACGGCGGCCGCGCGCTCGCGGCGAGCATCACCTCGCTGATGACCGGGACCTCCTACCGGCGTTCGGCGGAGATCGCGGGTGTGGTCGGCCCGTACGAGGGCTACAGCCGCAACGCCGAGGCGCACCAGCGGGTCATGCGCAAGCACGCCGCGGCCAACGACGCGATCCGCACCATGCACACCAACGACGCCGCGATCCGCGACCTCGCCACCCGCGAGTGGCAGAGCGGTATCGAGATCGGCACGAAGAACGGCTGGCGCAACGCGCAGGCCAGTGTGCTGGCCCCGACCGGCACGATCGGCTTCATGATGGACTGCGACACCACCGGGATCGAGCCGGACTTCTCGCTGGTGAAGTTCAAGAAGCTCGTCGGTGGCGGCTCGATGCAGATCGTGAACCAGACGATCCCGCGGTCGCTGAAGACCCTGGGCTACCAGGACGAGCAGATCGAGGCGATCGTCGAGTACATCGCCGAGCACGGCCACGTGGTCGATGCGCCGGGTCTGCGCCCGGAGCACTACGAGGTGTACGACTGCGCCATCGGTGAGCGTTCCATCGCGCCGATGGGGCACGTGCGGATGATGGCCGCGGTGCAGCCGTTCCTGTCCGGCGCGATCTCCAAGACGGTCAACATGCCGGAGTCGGCGACGGTCGAGGACATCGAGGAGATCTACTTCCAGGGCTGGAAGCTGGGCCTCAAGGCGCTGGCGATCTACCGCGACAACTGCAAGGTCGGCCAGCCGCTGTCGAGCGGGAAGAAGAAGGCGGAGACCGCGGAGGTCGCGGAGCCGGAGAAGGTTGTCGAGTACAAGCCGATCCGCAAGCGGCTGCCGAAGAAGCGCCCCAGCCAGACGCTGTCGTTCACGGTCGGCGGTGCCGAGGGTTACCTGCACGCGGGTTCCTACCCGGACGACGGGCTGGGCGAGATCTTCGTCAAGCTCGGCAAGCAGGGGTCGACGCTGGCCGGTGTCATGGACGCCTTCTCGATGTCGATCTCGGTGGGTCTCCAGTACGGCATCCCGCTGGAGTTCTACGTCTCGAAGTTCTCCAACCTTCGTTTCGAGCCGGCCGGGATGACGGACGACCCGGACATCCGGATCGCCACCAGCGTGCTGGACTACCTGTTCCGGCGCCTGGCGCTGGACTACCTGCCGTACGAGAAGCGGGCCGAGCTGGGCATCTTCACCGCGGCGGAGCGTGCGGCCCAGGTCGAGACCGGGTACGGTGCCCAGCCCGCCGAGCCGGAGAACGTGGACCTCGAGGAACTGCGCAGCACGGTCGATTCGAGCCCGGCGAAGTCCGAGTCGGCGGAGCAGCCCCACGTGGCGCACAGCACGGCCGAGTTGATGGAGCTGCACCTCGGCAAGGCTGCGGACGCCCCGCTGTGCATGACCTGCGGCACCAAGATGCGTCCCGCGGGATCCTGCTACGCGTGCGAGGGCTGCGGCGCCACCTCCGGTTGCAGCTGAGCGGGCACGTTCTCGACAGGTGAAGTGACTGGTCGGAGCCGGGGCGGCAGTTGCCGTCCCGGCTCTGCCGCGTCTGGTCCCGATGGCGTTCGAGTACGTTACGTACTTGACGTACCTGAGCGTGCGGGGTCTCCTGGTGGGGATCACCGGGAGGCTGGCATGTCTGCTGTTCACTACGACAGCTACAGCGATGCGCGCGCACATCTGAAGGACCTGCTGGATGCCGCCGAGAAGGGCCGGGTCGCCACGGTCAGGCGGGACTCCGCGACGGCCGCCGTGGTGGATGTCAGGCGGCTGCGCCACTTCCTCGCGTCGCTCGTCCCCTCGCGCGCCCAGGCCGTCCCGGAAGCCGGGGGCTGGTCGGTGTTCATTCCGGGGCTGCCGGTGGCTGCGGACGGCGCGTCGTTCGACGAGGCGGTCGGCGAGATGATCGACGCCCTGCGGGAGTACGCGCAGGACTGGCAGGAGCGCCTGCTGGATGCTCCGAATCACCGGGACAACTGGGGTTTGGTGCAGTTGATCAGCCTCAGTGACGACGGGCAGCTACGCGACTGGCTTGTCGGCGCAGCACGGTGACCACCTGGCCACAGCCGACTCGCCAGGATCACGAGACGTTCTGCCGGGTCGAGGAGTGGCGCCGGGTGCGCGACGCTCGCGGCCGGACCGGAACACACCACGTCACGTACGAACCCGATCTCGCCGACGGCAGGGTTCTCCGTACCCGCATCTCGCACCCGGTGGACCGCGGCGGCTACGGCCGGGGCATGGGGAAGCACATCCTGCGCGACCAGCTCGACGTCGAGGAACCGGAGTTCTGGTCGTGCGTGCACGACCGCGTCGCACCGCCTCGCGGGACACCTGCGCCGCCCGCAGGGGCTCTGCCGGCCGATCTCGTGCACATCCTGATCTCGCGCGTCGGTCTCGACGAGGCGGAGGTGGCGAAGATGAGCAAGGACGAGGCGGTCGCCCGGGTTCGGCGCTACTGGATCGAGGGCACCTGACCGGCGCGTTCGGCACCGCTGTCACATTCCGGCGCCGTCGCCGGTCTCTTCGGTATGAGCGAACCCATTCTCGTCACGGGCGGAACCGGTGTCCTCGGCCGGGAGGTCGCCCGCTGCCTCCTCGCGCCGGGGCGCGAGGTCCGGATCCTCAGCCGCCGGGCGAAGCCCGTCGGCACCCCCTACGCGTGGCACACCGGTGACCTGCGCACGGCTGACGGCCTGGACGCGGCGGTCGCGGGCGCCGGTGTGATCGTGCACTGCGCGACCACTCTCGGTGCGAAGGACGCCGCCACCACGCGAACGCTCGTCGAAGCCGCCCGGCGGGCCGGTGCACCGCACCTCGTGTACATCTCGATCGTCGGCGTCGACCGGATCCCGCTGCCGTACTACCGGGCCAAGCTCGCCGCGGAGGAGGCCGTGATCGCGTCCGGTCTGCCGTGGACGGTCCTGCGCGCCACGCAGTTCCACGATCTCCTGTTCCGTGGGCTGGAGGTTCAGCGGCGCCTCCCGGTCGTCTTCCACCCGGCCGGGTTCCGCTTCCAGCCGGTCGACTCGCGCGAGGTCGCGCAGCGCCTGGCCGGACTCGCGCTCGGCGACCCCGCCGGCCGCGCACCCGACCTGGGCGGACCGGAGGTCCGCGACGTCACCGACCTCGCCCGGCTCTACCTCCGCGCTCGCAACCGCCGCCGCCCGCTCGTGCCGGTTCCCATCCCCGGCGCGGTCGGCCGGGGATACCGCGCGGGCCACCACCTCACCTCGAACGCCACCGGCCACAGGACGTTCGAGCAGTTCCTGGCGGACCGCACGTGAGGTGCCGCGCGGCCGACTAGGCGGCCATCGCGTAGAGCACCTCGCGCAGTGCGTCCTCCCGGTCGGTGCGCCACACGACGCGCAGCGCCAGTTCCGCGCTTTCCGGTACCGGCAACGCGACCAGCGTGCCGTCCGCGAGGTCGCCGCTGACCACGAAGTCCGGCAGCAGCGCCACGCCCAGTCCCTGGGTGACCCACGCGCGGATCGTGGAGACGCTGTCGAACTCCAGCCGCCGGCCGGTGGTGCCGAGCAGGCGGTCGGCCGCCATCCGGAACGAACACCCCGGCGGGGTCACCAGCAGCACGTCGTCCCGCGCGGTCTGGCCCGGCCGGGCGACCAGGTACAACCGCACGGTGTCGATATCGGCGAACGACAGATCACCGCCGTCGAACCCCAGGGTCCCGAGTGCCGGTCCGGTGTCCAGCAGCAGTCCCGCGTCCAGTGATCCGTCCGACACCGCCCGCACCATCGGTTGCCGCATCAGCGACCGCACCGCCAGGTCGACGTCCGGCCGCCGGTCGCCGAGACGGGCGACCACCGCCGGCAGCCGCGTCGCCACCAGCGTCTCGAGGGCGCCGACGGTGAACCGGGTCCGTTCGTCGCTCACCAGCCGCCGGATCGACTCGGCCTGGTCGAGCAGCCGCCGCGCCTCGGGCAGCAGCAACCGGCCGCGCTCGGCCAGCTCCATCCCCGTCGGCTTCCGATCGAACAACACCACCCCGAGCGAGGTCTCCAGCGACCGCACGTGCTCGGACACCGTCGCCGGGGACAGCTCGAGCCGCTGCGCCGCGGCGGACACGGTGCCCGCCGAAGCGACGGCGACGAACGCCCGCAACTGTCGCAACTCCATGAGAACCATTCTAGTGATCCGGCGTTCGGGAAAACCGAAAGCGGCGTCCGGACCGGCCTGTTGAGCGGTGACGGCGGGAACCGGAGAGTCACTGTCGTGACGACAACGACTCGCCGAGGCAGTCTGCTCGGCATCTCCCTCGCCTACTTCCTGGTCCTGCTGGACACCACCGTGCTCACCGTCGCGCTGCCCGGCATCCGCGCCGATCTCGGCGGATCGGTCGCCGGGCAGCAGTGGGTGGTCAACGGCTACACCGTCTCCTTCGCCGCGTTCCTGCTCGGCGGCGGCGCACTCGCCGACCGGTTCGGCCCGCTGCGCGTGTTCCGCGTGGGCGTCGCGAGCTTCGGCGTCCTCTCGCTGGTGTCGGCGGCCGCCCCGGACCTGACCCTGCTCGTCGTGCTGCGCGTCCTGCTCGGCGTCGCGGGCGCGGCGTGCCTGCCCAGTTCACTCTCTTTGATCAGCCGCCTGCACCCGGAACCGGCCGCGCGCGCGAAGGCGCTCGGCGCCTGGGCGGCGATCACCGGGGTGGCGCTCGCGGCCGGCCCGATCGCCGGTGGGCTGCTGGTCGATCTGGCGGGCTGGCGAGCGGTGTTCCTCGTCAACGTGCCGCTCGCGGTGGTCGGTCTCGCCCTGACCCGCGGCCGGGAGACGACGCCGGCCGGGCGCGGTTTCGACGTGAAGACCCAGCTCGCCGCGTGCGCGTTCCTCGGTCTGCTGACCGAGGCGATCGTGGACGCGCGCCCGCTCGCCGGTGTCCTCGCGCTGCTGGTGCTCGTGCTGTTCGTCCACTGGGAGCGTCGCGCCACCGCACCCACCGTGCCACCGGTGCTGGTCCGCAGCCGCGGCGTCGCGGTGAACCTGTTCGCCGGCGCGGCGGTGAACTTCGTGCTCTCCGGCGCGTTGTTCGCGGTGACGCTGCTGCTGCAGAACGAGCGGCACCTCACCCCGGTCGAGGCCGGGCTGGCGTTCCTGCCCCTGACCCTGCCGACCGCGTTCAACCCGCTGCTGACCAGCCGGATCGTCGCCGCCCGCGGGCCGCGCCTGCCGGTCGTGGCCGGTCTGACGCTGCTGACCGCCGGGGCCGCCGGCCTGGCCGCGACCGTCCACGCGCCCTACCCGCTGCTGGCGTGCGGCCTCCTGCTGCTGGGGTTCGGTGTGTCCCTCGCCCTGCCCGCGCTGGTCACCGGTGTGGTGACCGCTGCGCCCGACGGGTACGCCGGTACCGCCGGTGGCCTGCTCAACGCCGTCCGCCAGGTCGGGGCGACCGTGGGCGTCGCGGTGATGGGCGCGGTGGTGGCCACCGGCGAATTCGGCTGGGCGTTCCTGCTCGCCGCCGCGGTGGCGGCGGCCGGTCAGCTGCTGAGCTTCTGCCAGAGGAACTCGAACAGCAAGGCCCACTTGTAGGCCAGCTGCTCGTTGTCCGCCGCGGCGCCGTGCCCGCCCTCGATGTTCTCGTAGTACCGCACGTCGTGCCCCTGCTCGCGCATGCGCGCCATCATCTTGCGCGCGTGCGCGGGGTGCACCCGGTCGTCGCGGGTGGACGTCATGAACAGCGTGGGCGGGTAGGTCCGTCCCTTGTGGACGTTCTGGTACGGCGAGTACTGCGCGAGGTACGCCCAGTCCGCCGGGTCGTCGGGGTCGCCGTACTCGGCCATCCAGGAAGCGCCGGCCAGCAGCAGGTGGTAGCGCCGCATGTCGAGCAGCGGCACCTGGCTGACGATCGCGCCGAACAGCTCCGGGTACCGGGTGAGCATGACGCCCATCAGCAGGCCACCGTTGCTGCCGCCCTGGATGCCCAGCCGCTCCGGCGTCGTGATGCCCCGCTCGACGAGATCCCGGGCGACCGCGGCGAAGTCCTCGTAGACCAGGTACCGGTTCTCCTTGATGGCGCCGGTGTGCCAGCGGGGGCCGTACTCGCCGCCGCCGCGGATGTTCGCGAGCACGTAGGTACCGCCGCGTGCCAGCCATCCGCGGCCGATCACACCGCTGTAGGCGGGCAGGCGGGACACCTCGAACCCGCCGTAGCCGGTGAGCATCGTCGGCCCGTGGCCGCCTCGCGGCCGCACCACGAAGTACGGGATGCGGGTGCCGTCGTCGGAGGTGGCGAAGTGCTGTTCGACGGTGATGCCCGTCGCGTCGAAGCGGGCCGGGGCCTGCTTGAGGATCTCGGTGCCGCTACCCACCTGCCCGTAGGACAGCGTCGCGGGCTGGGTGAAACCGCTGGTGTTGAGCAGGTACTCGTCGCTGTGGTCGGGATCGGTGTCGATGATCTCCGCGGTGCCCAGTTCCGGCGCGCCGGCCAGCGGCTCACGCCGCCAGCCGTCCTCGCCGGGCGTGAGCACGTGCAGCTCGGTGTGCACGTCGGCGAGGGTGGTGAGCAGCAGGTGGTGCTGCGTCCAGTGCCAGGATTCCAGCGACGTCCGCCCGTCCGGCTCGAACAGGACGGTCAGCTCGCGGTCCCCGGCGAGGTAGGCGTCGAAGTTCGCGGCGAGCAGGGTGCCCGGCGCGTACTCCTGGCCGCCGACGGTCCACGCGGTGCGCGTGCGGATCAGCAACCACTCCCGGTGGCTGGTGGTCTGCGCGTCCTCGGGCACGTCGAGCTTCACCAGCCCGCCCGGGGTGCGGAGGAACTTCTCGGTGCGGTAGAAGTCGATGGCGCGGCCGACGAAGTCGCGCTCGAACCCCGGCGTCGGGTCGTGGTAGGCGAACACCGCCACGTCGTCCGGCTTGCCTTCGAAGACCGTGACGGCTTCGGACAGCGGAGTGCCCCGCCGCCACTCCTTCATGACCCGCGGATAACCCGACGCGGTCATCGAACCGGGGCCGAAGTCGGTGCCGACGTAGATCAGGTCCTCGTCGATCCAGCCGACCCGGCTCTTCGCCTCGGGCAGTTCGAAGCCACCCACGACGAACTCGCGAGACTCCAGGTCGAACTCGCGCACCACCGCCGCGTCCGCGCCACCGCGGGACAGCTCGGCCAGGCCACGCCGGTACGACGGCCGCAGCACCGCCGCGCCCTGCCACACCCAGTTCTCGCCCTCGGCCTCGGCGAGCGCGTCCACGTCGAGCAGGACGTCCCAGTCGGGACGATCGGTGCGGTAGGAGTCGAGCGTGGTCCGCCGCCACAGGCCGCGCGGGTGCGCCGCGTCCTGCCAGAAGTTGTAGAAGTACTCGCCGCGCCGGCGGATGTAGGGGATCCGGTCGTCGGCGTCGAGCACCTCGCGGGCCTCGGCGCGCAGCTGCTCGAACCGCGTGCTCGGCGTGAGCTCGGCGACCGATTCGGCGTTGCGCTGCCGAACCCACTCGAGCGCCTGCTCGCCGGTCACGTCCTCGAGCCAGAGGTACGGGTCTTCGTCAGCCATGTCCCCATCCTGCCAGGTGGGGATCGTTTTCAACGCCAGGCGGGGTCCCGGCCGGTCAGCGCGAGGAAGCGGTCGAGCTCGCTCGCGCCGGGGCCGACCTCCACGACGGGCGCGAAGACGTCGTCGTCCGGGCGCGGCCGGGAGCGCATCCGCTCGGCGAACAGCAGCGCGACGTGCACGGCCTCGGCGTCCGGCTCGTAGGGGACGTCGAAGGTGCGGGCGAGGTCCCAGCCGTGGGCGACCGAGTCGACCAGGTGCATGGTGAGCGCCACGGAGCCGGGGAAGGTGCCGAACTCCCGCACGGTCACCTCGCGGGTGAGC
The sequence above is a segment of the Amycolatopsis viridis genome. Coding sequences within it:
- a CDS encoding TIGR03086 family metal-binding protein — encoded protein: MDIRDLDRRVLATMDKIVSGVSDLGLRTPCAGWTLGDLLTHQVRENRAFAVALREGAAADWHIGSLDPGPYRAYRESVDAFLDAAADDAVLTREVTVREFGTFPGSVALTMHLVDSVAHGWDLARTFDVPYEPDAEAVHVALLFAERMRSRPRPDDDVFAPVVEVGPGASELDRFLALTGRDPAWR